GCCGGAGCGGCGGGCTTCGCGCCGGCGGCGGCATAGGCCTGCCCCGTGTGGTGGTAGATGAGGTATTCGCCGAAGAAGACGGCCATGAGGTCGGCCCGCTCCTTGAAGTAGGCGAAGCCGTGCTCGTCGCCGTCCTTGATGTTCACGGCCACGCCCGGCAGGTCCTTCACGGCCTGGGCGTTCTCGAAGGCGTCCTTATCGCCGGCGGAGGCCAGCACCAGGGTGGAGGCCCGGCCCCGCAGCAGGGCGGCCTTCAGCCTTTCCCGGGAGCCTTCGCCGAAGGCGCCGGTGCCCGCGGGGCTGAGGCTGAGGATGGCGACGGGCTTGACCTCGGGCGCGGCCAGGAGCGCCGAGAAGGCGCCGACGCTGGAGCCGGCGAGGCCGATGCGGCGACCGTCCACGCCGGGCTGCTTCCGCAGCCAGGCGGCGGCCTGGGCCAGATCAGCGGGGATCTTGTCGAAGCCCACGGCCTTGGCGGAGGCCATGAAGTCGCCGGTGACCTTCACCTCAGCGCCGTCCTTGAGGGTGCTGGCGCCGTGGCCGCGCAGGTCCAGGGCCAGGGTGCCGATGCCGCGGGCGGCCAGGCGCTCGGTCAGGGGCGCCCAGCCCGAGCGGGCCGCGCCGAACTGGTGGGCCAGGATCACCACAGGGGCCTTGCCCTTCGCGGCGGGCAGGGTGAGGGTGCCCTTGAGGGCGAAGCCATCGGCGCTCGTGAGGGCCATCTCCGTGGTGGCAGGGGCGGCGGCCAATGTCAGGGCCAGGGATGCCAAGGGGGCCAGCAGGCGGAGCATGCGCATGGGTACCTCGGGAAAGTGCCCCACTCTAGCACGCGTGGAACCCGGCGATTCATGGGGTATAAAGGAAGGCTTCCCGTTCTTTCGAGGTGCTCATGACCGCCCAGACCCCCGATGCCATCCTGCAGGAGACGAAGCGCCGCATGCATGCGTCTGTGGAGGCGCTGAAGAAGGAGATGGCGACCATCCGGACCGGCCGGGCCAACGCCAGCCTCCTGGATAATGTGCATGTGGAGTACTACGGCTCCATGGTGCCCCTGAACCAGATGGGCACCGTGTCCGTGCCCGAGGCGGGAATGCTGGTGGTGACCCCCTTCGACAAGAGCGCCATCAAGGCCGTGGAGACGGCCATCCTCAAGTCCGAGCTGGGCATCAATCCCGGCAATGACGGCAATGTGATCCGCCTGCCCATCCCCATGCTCACGGAGGAGCGCCGCAAGGAGCTGGTGAAGGTGCTTCACCGCCTGGGCGAGGAGATCAAGACCGGCGTGCGCAACATCCGCCGGGATGCCAACGAGGATGTGAAGAAGCTCGAGAAGCTCAAGGAGGGCCACATCTCCGAGGACGCCGCGAAGAAGGCCCTGGACGACATCCAGAAGCTCACGGACGCCCACATCAAGGAGGTCGATGAGGCCATGAAGCACAAGGAAGCGGAGATCCTCAAAGTCTGAGCCGGTGCTGAGCCTTCCCAAACTCCTCCTCCTCATGCTTGCCGCCCTGCTGGCAGGCTTCATCGACGCGGTCGTGGGCGGAGGCGGACTGATCACCGTGCCGGCCCTCATGCTGGGGCTGCCGGCGGGCACGCCGCTGCCCACGCTGCTGGGCACCAACAAGGTGGTGGCCGTCACGGGCACCACCATGGCCGCGGGCAAGTTCCTGCGCTCGGGGACGCTGGCCTGGCGCGAGATGGTGGGGCCGGTCCTGGCCTCGGCCGTGGGGGCCTCGGCGGGGGTGTGGCTCACCTACCGGATGCACGGGGACTTCCTGCGGCCGCTGCTGCTGATCCTGCTGGTGGCCATGCTGGCCTTCACCCTGCTGAAGCCCGAACTGGGCAGCCTGCACGCGCCCCGCTATGGCCTCACCCATCAGCGGGGCCTGGCGGCGGCCATCGCGCTGGCGCTGGGCTTCTACGACGGATTTTTCGGCCCGGGCACCGGCTCCCTGCTGATCTTCCTCTTCGTGGCGGTGCTGGGCTTCGACTTCCTGCGGGCCTCTGCCCTGGCCAAGAGCGTGAACTGGGCCTCCAACATCACCTCCATGGGCCTCTTCGTGTGGCACGGCAGCTGGATTCCCTCGGTGGCCCTCGGCATGGCCGCGGCCAACGGGGTGGGGGGCTACTTCGGTGCCCATATGGCGCTGAACCGGGGCAGCGGCTGGGTCCGCGGCCTCTTCATCGCGGTGGTGGGGGCCCTCATCCTCCGCCTGGGCTGGCAGGTCCTGTTCTCCTGACCGTGGGGAAGATATTGCAGCTTTGAAAGGGGCTGGAGCGCAGGGCATACTCCCGGCACGAGGCCACCGTGAAAAAAGGAGAGGAAGGGCAGGGGAAGGCGAGCTTTTTCGTCCCTTCCGGACGGGCCGCACCCCTGGAGCTGCAGGATCAGGCGAGCTTCTGTCTGGACGAACCCCTGGTCCACGCGATGCTCGAGGCCGTGGACAGCTACGCGGTGGTGCTCAATGCGCAGCGCCAGATTCTCGCTGCGAACCCCCTTCTGCTGGAGGGGATCGCGAAGGAGAACCCCGGTGATTTCCTCGGCCTGAGGGTGGGTGAGGCCTTCCACTGCGTCCACCGGGCCGAGGGATCGGATGGCTGCGGTTCCTCCCGGGCCTGCCAGGGCTGCGGGGCCCTCCTCGCGGTGCTGGCCGCCCAGGACTCGCAGCAGCCTTCCTCGGGGGAATGCCTCCTCAGCCTCCAGCGGGAGGGCCGCTGGGAGGCCCGGGAATTCTCGGTGCGGGCCCGCCCGCTGGTGGTGGCAGGACACCGGCTCCTCCTGCTCACGCTCAAGGACATCAGTGCCCAGAAGCGGCGGGAGTCCCTCGAACACATCTTCATCCACGACCTCGTGAACTCCCTGCACGGGCTTCAGGGATGGACGGAGATGCTTCAGGGAAGCGGTTCCGACGCGACCGCCATCGCCACGCGGATCCTCGAGATGACCGATTGCCTCACGGAGGAGGTGGAGTCGCAGCGGCGCCTGCTGCTGGCCGAGCGGAACGAGCTGGTGCCGGACCTCCGCGAGACGACGCCCGGGAAGCTGATCGAAGACCTCGCGGGATCGCTGGATGCGGAGTCCCAGGCGCGCCTGATCTGCCTGACGCCGGCGTCGGACGCCCCGGTCCTGCGGACGGACCCGGCGATCCTGAACCGGATCCTCACGAACATGGTGCGGAACGCCCTGGAGGCGATGCCGACGGGAGGGCAGGCGCGGCTCTGGTTCGAGCTGCGGTCGGGGCAGCCCACCTTCGTGGTCCAGAACCCCGGGTACCTGCCGCCGGAGGTGGCGGACCGGGTGTTCCAGCGGTCCTTCAGCACCAAGGCGGCCCGCGGGCGGGGGCTGGGCACCTACGGGATGAAGGTGCTGGGCGAGACGGTGCTGGGCGGGAAGGTGGGCTTCACCACCGGCTGGGAGGACGGGACGCGCTTCTTCATCATGCTTCCGGGTGGATGAGCCCCGACCCAGGTTATGCTGGTCCCTCCATGCCCGCCTCTCGCCCTCGTCCCTTCGCCTGGGACATCCTCTTCCGAGCGCTGCGATTCTTCTACCTGCTCTGGGGCGGGATGCTGTTGTCGACCCTGGCGTTCTATGGCCGCCTGAAGCTGCCGCCCGCGTTCTGGCACTGGCCCGAGTTGTGCCGGGCGCTCATGGGCCCCTGGGGCCGGGCCCTGGCGCTGGGTTTCGGCCTGGTCATGTGCCTGGCCGCCCTGCTGGAGGTCTGGGAGCTGGTGGATCGGGTGCTGGTGCGCTTCATGGGGGAATCGGAGCGGTAGGGTTCCGTTTTGGACCGGCCCCGGCCGGAAACGCCTCTTGGTGAATCGGGTGCTTTTGGTGATCCTGGAACCTTGGGCTTGAACCCTTTCGGGGTTCGGGCCATTCAAATAGCGTGTCTCGGAGGCGTGGCGATATGGCGCAGGCGGTTCGTGGTGTGATCGGGGCGGGACTGATGCTGGGCGCGGCCGCCCTGCCCATGGCGGCGCAAAGCCTGGCCCTGCCAGCCGCGGATCCCGTGGGCATCGCCCGCAGCGGCGCCCAGGTGGCCTACGGCTACAGCCTGGAAGCGGCCTCGACCAATCCCGCGCTGCTGGCCTCCCTGCGGGAGAACCGGGGCTTCTATCTCGCGGCCGGGCTCGACCTCGCCTCCACCCAGCAGAGTCTGGAATCCAATCAGCGCACCACCTTCAGCACGGACCGCAACCGGGGCATCGGCGCCTTCGGCGCGGCCTTCCGCCTCTCGCCCTCCTTCAGCCTCGGACTGAAGCTGGATGAACCCTTCATGCGCCATGGGCGCCTCCGGAACGATGCGCCCAGCCGCTTTCTCGGAGATGGCCTCGACCTGTCGGCCCGCCGCCTGGAAGGGCAGATGGCCTGGGCCCTCAGCCCGAATCTGTCCTTCGGCCTGGGGCTCGGAGCCGCTCGCCTGAGCTTTGAATCCAGCAGCGTCATGCGGTTCGGCGTGCCGCTCGATCCCTCGCAGCCCACCTCTGGAATCAATCCCGTGCAGGGGCTGGTCGAGCAGCGGGTCGCCCAGTCGGGGAACAAGACGGTCCCCAGCTATTCACTCGGGTTGCGCTGGGCCATCAATCCCCGCTGGACCCTGGGTGCGGCGCACCAGTCCGGGCTGAAGGGCGACCTGAAGCTCAGCGCGGGCTTCCGCGATGCCAGCCTGGGTCTCTACGCCAACGACGGCCTGAGCCTCGCGCCCCTGGGCACCGCCCCGCGGGCCACCGCGCTGCTGGGCGCCTCGACCCCCGTGCAGGCCGGCAGCCGGACGCTCGAGCTGCCGTCGCAGACCTCGGTGGGCTTCCGGCATCGCGCTACGCCCATGATCACCTGGGAAGCGGACCTCCGCTGGACCTCCGCCAGCCTGCGCATGCCGGCCTTCGCGGTGGTCTCCACCCCCAGCGGACCCGCGTCGGCCTCGTCGGAACTGCCCCAGGGCAAGAGCCACCTGGGCCTCGGCGCCTCCGTGGAAGTGGAACTTGGCAAGTTCTGGACTGTCCGAGGGGGCCTCTCCCTCGACCAGCGCTCGGTGGAAGAATCAGCCGCGGAACCCCTGCTGGGGGGCTCGCGCACGGCCGCCTTTTCCATCGGTGCCGGGTACCGGATCTGGAGCGGCGAACTGAGCCTCGGCTATCAGTACCGCCAGAGCGAGGACCAGGACACCCGCCGCCTCGACGGCGTGTGGAGTGCCGCAGGTTTCCGCGCCACGGGCACCCGCGTGCGCATGGAGGGCATGGGGCATCTCCTGGCCCTCGGTTTCAAGAAGACCTTCTAGCCATGCGCTATCTCGGTCCCCACGCCTGCGAGGAGGCCCTGGTCCGTGGGGAGCTGCACACGGTCTGGATTGCGCCCGCGGCCTTCGGGCGGCTGGCGAAGTTCGTGGGCGAGGCCCGCGCCGCAGGGGTGGTGGTGCACCGCGAACCCATGGAGGGCATCGACCGGCGTAGCCAGGGGCAGCGCCACCAGGGCGTCCTGGGCGAGGGCGGCGCCTTCGCCTACGCGGAGTTCGAGGATGTGCTGGCCGCCGTGAAGGAGAAGGGCGACGCCGCGCTGATCCTCGCCCTGGACGGCGTCACCGATCCCCACAACCTGGGCGCCATCCTGCGCTCCGCCGCCGCCGCCGCGGTGGACGGTGTGATCCTTCCCGAGCGGCGCTCGGCGGCGGTGAACGACACCGTGGTGCGCGCCAGTGCCGGTACGGCGGGCCGCGTGCCGGTCTGCCGGGTGGTGAACCTGGGCCGCGCCCTGGACGACCTGAAGGAGGCCGGGGGCTGGATCTACGGCCTGGCCGCAGGCGAGGGCAGCCGCGACTATTTGAAGGAATCCTTCGACCGCGCGACGGTGCTGGTGATGGGGGCCGAGGGTGAGGGCCTCCACCAGAAGATCCGCGAGCGCTGCGATGGGCTGCTGCACATCCCCATGCCCGGCGGCATCGAGAGCCTCAATGTCTCGGCCGCCGCTGCGGTCACGCTCTTCCGCGTGATCGCGCGCCGCGGGCAGGCCAGTCCCGAAGTTTCCCCTTGAGGGGGCTCTGGGGGCGTGATATCTTTCGAGTTCCCTGTCAGGAAAGCCCTGCCTCGCAGTGACCCTGACACGCGGCTTCGCAAGGAGCTTCGAGGGACGCCTCCAGGGGCGCTCCAGGGATGATTGACAAGCCCCGGGAGGGGCGCCGGACAAACATGCCGAGATGGCCGAGTGGTTAATGGCAGCAGACTGTAAATCTGCCACGCAACGCGTTACGGAGGTTCGAATCCTTCTCTCGGCACCAGTCCAACTGGAACCCGTTCCAGATCGCTGGATCCTGTTCTCGGGATTCCACCGCGGGAATAGCTCAGTTGGTAGAGCGTCAGCCTTCCAAGCTGAATGTCGCGGGTTCGAACCCCGTTTCCCGCTCCACCCTCCCCGTCCGCCGAACCCCGGCTGACGGCAAGGCCCCCCGCCTCGCGGCGGGAAGGTTCAAAGCCCACATAGCTCAGTGGTAGAGCACTTCCTTGGTAAGGAAGAGGTCACCGGTTCAAGCCCGGTTGTGGGCTCCACCCTTTCGCACAGTTCCCCTTCATCTTCTCTCCCACCTTTCAGGAGGCACTCGTGGCCAAAGAGAAATTCGATCGTTCCAAGCCCCATGTCAACATCGGCACCATTGGCCACGTGGACCACGGCAAAACCACGCTGACCGCGGCCATCACCTTCATCCTTGCGAAGAAGTTCGGCGGCGAGACGAAGTCCTACGATCAGATCGACTCCGCGCCCGAAGAGAAGGCCCGCGGGATCACGATTAACACCGCCCATGTCGAGTACCAGACCGAGAAGCGCCACTATGCCCATGTGGACTGCCCTGGTCACGCCGACTATGTGAAGAACATGATCACCGGCGCGGCCCAGATGGACGGCGCGATCCTCGTGGTCGCCGCCACCGACGGCCCCATGCCCCAGACCCGTGAGCACATCCTGCTCGCCCGTCAGGTCGGCGTGCCCTACATCGTGGTCTTCATGAACAAGATCGACATCGCCGATCCCGAGCTCGCCGAGCTGGTCGAGATGGAAATCCGCGACCTGCTGTCCTCCTACCAGTACCCCGGCGACGAGATCCCCATCATCAAGGGTTCCGCCCGTCTGGCTCTGGATCACGCCGACACCCCCGAGCACGCTGACTGCGCCTGCATCCTCGAGCTCATGGATGCCGTGGACGCCTACATCCCCGATCCCGTCCGCGCCATCGACAAGCCCTTCATCATGCCCGTCGAGGATGTGTTCACCATCACCGGCCGCGGCACCGTGGTGACCGGCCGCATCGAGCAGGGCATCGTGAAGGTCGGTGAGGAAATCGAAATCATCGGCCTCAAGGACACCGTCAAGAAGGTCGTGACCGGCGTCGAGATGTTCCGCAAGTCCCTGGATCAGGGCCAGGCTGGTGACAACGCCGGCATCCTGCTCCGCGGTGTGGAGCGCAAGGATGTGGAGCGCGGCCAGGTGCTCGCCAAGCCCGGCAGCATCACCCCCCACACCAAGTTCAACGCCCAGGTGTATGTGCTGACCAAGGAAGAGGGCGGCCGCCACACCCCGTTCTTCAACAAGTACCGTCCCCAGTTCTACTTCCGCACCACCGATGTGACCGGTTCCATCGAGCTCGAGGCCGGCCGCGAAATGGTGATGCCCGGCGACAATGTCACCCTGACGGTCGAGCTGATCCAGCCCATCGCCATGGACAAGGGCCTGAAGTTCGCCATCCGTGAGGGTGGACGCACCGTGGGCGCCGGCAATGTGGGCGAGATCCTGGCCTAAAAACCAGTCCGCCCTCCGACTTAGGAGGTCCCAATGCGCGACATCATCCACTTGCAGTGCCAAGACTGCAAGCGCAAGAACTACAGCACCACCAAGAACAAGAAGACCACCACAGGCAAGCTTGAATTCAACAAGTTCTGCCGTTTCTGTGGCGGTTACCGGGTTCACCGCGAGGCGAAGTAGCCTCCGGTCCCGAGGGTTCCCGCCCGGCTCCCACCAGAAGCCGGGCGGTCCCACAGGGGAGTAGCTCAGCTGGTAGAGCAGCGGACTCCAAATCCGCAGGTCGCGGGTTCGAACCCTGTCTCCCCTGCCATTCCGGCCCCGGCGATCTCGCTCGGGGCCGGGTTTTTCAGACCGAATCCTTTCCACGGGGTCCATCGTGATCGGAGCCATCAAACAACAGGCCAGAGATCTGTTCGCAGAGCTCGACCGGGTGGATTGGCCCAGCAAGGAAAAAGTGCTGACCTCCACCTGGACTGTGGTGATCGTCTCGGTGTTCGTCGGGGCCTTCCTGTGGTCCGTGGACTGGTTCCTCTCCAAGGGCTTCGCGTACTTCTTCCTGAAGGCCCGTTGAGCCGGAGGCAGCCATGACCGATCTCGTGAGCACCCCACAAGACACGGCGACCCCGGCGCAGCCGCAGGGGCGCGAGTTGAAGTGGTTCATCATCCACACCTATTCGGGCTACGAGGCCAAGGTGATGGAGCACCTGCGCCAGCGCATCAAGATGGAAGAGCGCGAAGGCAGCTTCGGGGACATCCAGATCCCCGAGGAGACCTATGAGGAAATGAAGGTCGACGCCAAGTCCGGCAAGAAGGAGCGCGTCGTCAAGAAGCGCAAGTCCTTCCCGGGCTATCTGCTGGTCCAGATCCAGGTGGAGAGCAAGCCCGAAGGTTCCGTCGAGATGGCGGATGCGGACTGGCACCTGGTGCGGAACACCCCCAAGGTGACCAGCTTCGTGGGGGCCAACAAGAAGCGGCCCACACCCCTGACGGACGACGAGGTCCGCCAGATCATGCACCACACGGAAGAGACCCAGGAGAAGCCCAAGCCCAAATACCACTTTGAGAAGGGCGAAAAGGTCCGTATCATTGATGGCCCCTTCGCCAATTTCGAAGGGGATGTGGATGAGATCCACGAAGAACGCTCCACCATCAAGGTGATGGTGACGGTGTTCGGTCGCAGCACCCCTGTGGAGCTCGACTTCATCCAGGTGGAAAAGCGCTAGCTGATCCACCCTTCAAGGCGGCCGTCGCCGGCATGTGCCGGAATCAGTCGCGGGAGAACAAGACATGGCAAAGAAGATCACTGGCTACATCAAGCTGCAGCTGCCTGCGGGCGAAGCCACCCCGGCTCCTCCCGTCGGTCCCGCGCTGGGCCAGCACGGCGTCAACATCATGGAGTTCGTGAAGCAGTTCAACGCGAAGTCCGTGGGCGCGGTCGAGAAGGGCACCACCCTCCCCGTCGTCATCACCGTCTACGCCGATCGCAGCTTCAGCTTCATCCTGAAGACCCCTCCGGCCGCCGTGCTGATCATGAAGAAGCTCGGCCTTGAGAAGGGCAGCCCCACGCCCAACAAGCAGAAGGTCGGCAAGATCACCAAGGCGCAGCTCGCGGAGATCGCCAAGGTGAAGATGCCCGACCTCACGGCTGGCAGCCTCGAGGCCGCCGTCCGTTCCATCGCCGGCTCGGCGCGCTCCATGGGCGTCGACGTCATCGATTAACCTTCCCTTGCGCGGGTCTCGGCCCGCGCAAGCCATTTTTTGTTGGAGAGCTGCGTCGTGCGGCAATCCCGGCCACCGCGACCGTCATCGCGGGAGATCGTTCGGATGGAGCCAATATGGCAAAACCTGGAAAGAAGTACCGGGCTGCCGCGGCCAAGATCGAAGATCGCCCCTACGAGCTGAAGGACGCCCTCACCGTCGTCAAGGACACGGCTTACGCCAAGTTCGACGAGACGGTTGAAGTCCACATGCGGCTCGGCGTCGACCCCCGTCACGCGGACCAGATGGTCCGCGGCACCATCGTACTGCCCCACGGAACGGGCAAGACGATGCGGGTGGCGGTCATCGCAGGCGGCGAGAAGATCAAGGAAGCGGAAGCTGCGGGCGCCGAGATTGTGGGCGGGGACGAGCTGGTCGAGAAGATCGCCGGCGGATTCCTCGACTTCGATGCCCTCGTCGCAACCCCTGACATGATGAAGGGCGTCGGCCGGCTTGGTAAGGTGCTCGGCCCCCGTGGCCTCATGCCCAACCCCAAGACCGGAACCGTGACCTTCGATGTGGTCAAGGCCATCAAGGAGATCAAGGCCGGCAAGGTGGAGTACCGCGTCGACAAGACCGGCATCATCCACGCACCGGTCGGCAAGCTCTCCTTCGGCGTCGAGA
The window above is part of the Geothrix sp. genome. Proteins encoded here:
- the rpmG gene encoding 50S ribosomal protein L33, translating into MRDIIHLQCQDCKRKNYSTTKNKKTTTGKLEFNKFCRFCGGYRVHREAK
- a CDS encoding outer membrane protein transport protein, which encodes MAQAVRGVIGAGLMLGAAALPMAAQSLALPAADPVGIARSGAQVAYGYSLEAASTNPALLASLRENRGFYLAAGLDLASTQQSLESNQRTTFSTDRNRGIGAFGAAFRLSPSFSLGLKLDEPFMRHGRLRNDAPSRFLGDGLDLSARRLEGQMAWALSPNLSFGLGLGAARLSFESSSVMRFGVPLDPSQPTSGINPVQGLVEQRVAQSGNKTVPSYSLGLRWAINPRWTLGAAHQSGLKGDLKLSAGFRDASLGLYANDGLSLAPLGTAPRATALLGASTPVQAGSRTLELPSQTSVGFRHRATPMITWEADLRWTSASLRMPAFAVVSTPSGPASASSELPQGKSHLGLGASVEVELGKFWTVRGGLSLDQRSVEESAAEPLLGGSRTAAFSIGAGYRIWSGELSLGYQYRQSEDQDTRRLDGVWSAAGFRATGTRVRMEGMGHLLALGFKKTF
- the tuf gene encoding elongation factor Tu → MAKEKFDRSKPHVNIGTIGHVDHGKTTLTAAITFILAKKFGGETKSYDQIDSAPEEKARGITINTAHVEYQTEKRHYAHVDCPGHADYVKNMITGAAQMDGAILVVAATDGPMPQTREHILLARQVGVPYIVVFMNKIDIADPELAELVEMEIRDLLSSYQYPGDEIPIIKGSARLALDHADTPEHADCACILELMDAVDAYIPDPVRAIDKPFIMPVEDVFTITGRGTVVTGRIEQGIVKVGEEIEIIGLKDTVKKVVTGVEMFRKSLDQGQAGDNAGILLRGVERKDVERGQVLAKPGSITPHTKFNAQVYVLTKEEGGRHTPFFNKYRPQFYFRTTDVTGSIELEAGREMVMPGDNVTLTVELIQPIAMDKGLKFAIREGGRTVGAGNVGEILA
- the rplA gene encoding 50S ribosomal protein L1, which gives rise to MAKPGKKYRAAAAKIEDRPYELKDALTVVKDTAYAKFDETVEVHMRLGVDPRHADQMVRGTIVLPHGTGKTMRVAVIAGGEKIKEAEAAGAEIVGGDELVEKIAGGFLDFDALVATPDMMKGVGRLGKVLGPRGLMPNPKTGTVTFDVVKAIKEIKAGKVEYRVDKTGIIHAPVGKLSFGVEKLEENAKALIDAVHKAKPATAKGKYVKTMYIASTMGPSVTLNTTSVEK
- a CDS encoding TSUP family transporter; this encodes MLSLPKLLLLMLAALLAGFIDAVVGGGGLITVPALMLGLPAGTPLPTLLGTNKVVAVTGTTMAAGKFLRSGTLAWREMVGPVLASAVGASAGVWLTYRMHGDFLRPLLLILLVAMLAFTLLKPELGSLHAPRYGLTHQRGLAAAIALALGFYDGFFGPGTGSLLIFLFVAVLGFDFLRASALAKSVNWASNITSMGLFVWHGSWIPSVALGMAAANGVGGYFGAHMALNRGSGWVRGLFIAVVGALILRLGWQVLFS
- a CDS encoding alpha/beta fold hydrolase, translated to MRMLRLLAPLASLALTLAAAPATTEMALTSADGFALKGTLTLPAAKGKAPVVILAHQFGAARSGWAPLTERLAARGIGTLALDLRGHGASTLKDGAEVKVTGDFMASAKAVGFDKIPADLAQAAAWLRKQPGVDGRRIGLAGSSVGAFSALLAAPEVKPVAILSLSPAGTGAFGEGSRERLKAALLRGRASTLVLASAGDKDAFENAQAVKDLPGVAVNIKDGDEHGFAYFKERADLMAVFFGEYLIYHHTGQAYAAAGAKPAAPAGTVINDKTVADKKAADASK
- the frr gene encoding ribosome recycling factor; this translates as MTAQTPDAILQETKRRMHASVEALKKEMATIRTGRANASLLDNVHVEYYGSMVPLNQMGTVSVPEAGMLVVTPFDKSAIKAVETAILKSELGINPGNDGNVIRLPIPMLTEERRKELVKVLHRLGEEIKTGVRNIRRDANEDVKKLEKLKEGHISEDAAKKALDDIQKLTDAHIKEVDEAMKHKEAEILKV
- the secE gene encoding preprotein translocase subunit SecE — encoded protein: MIGAIKQQARDLFAELDRVDWPSKEKVLTSTWTVVIVSVFVGAFLWSVDWFLSKGFAYFFLKAR
- the rlmB gene encoding 23S rRNA (guanosine(2251)-2'-O)-methyltransferase RlmB codes for the protein MRYLGPHACEEALVRGELHTVWIAPAAFGRLAKFVGEARAAGVVVHREPMEGIDRRSQGQRHQGVLGEGGAFAYAEFEDVLAAVKEKGDAALILALDGVTDPHNLGAILRSAAAAAVDGVILPERRSAAVNDTVVRASAGTAGRVPVCRVVNLGRALDDLKEAGGWIYGLAAGEGSRDYLKESFDRATVLVMGAEGEGLHQKIRERCDGLLHIPMPGGIESLNVSAAAAVTLFRVIARRGQASPEVSP
- the nusG gene encoding transcription termination/antitermination protein NusG; protein product: MTDLVSTPQDTATPAQPQGRELKWFIIHTYSGYEAKVMEHLRQRIKMEEREGSFGDIQIPEETYEEMKVDAKSGKKERVVKKRKSFPGYLLVQIQVESKPEGSVEMADADWHLVRNTPKVTSFVGANKKRPTPLTDDEVRQIMHHTEETQEKPKPKYHFEKGEKVRIIDGPFANFEGDVDEIHEERSTIKVMVTVFGRSTPVELDFIQVEKR
- a CDS encoding HAMP domain-containing sensor histidine kinase, which produces MKKGEEGQGKASFFVPSGRAAPLELQDQASFCLDEPLVHAMLEAVDSYAVVLNAQRQILAANPLLLEGIAKENPGDFLGLRVGEAFHCVHRAEGSDGCGSSRACQGCGALLAVLAAQDSQQPSSGECLLSLQREGRWEAREFSVRARPLVVAGHRLLLLTLKDISAQKRRESLEHIFIHDLVNSLHGLQGWTEMLQGSGSDATAIATRILEMTDCLTEEVESQRRLLLAERNELVPDLRETTPGKLIEDLAGSLDAESQARLICLTPASDAPVLRTDPAILNRILTNMVRNALEAMPTGGQARLWFELRSGQPTFVVQNPGYLPPEVADRVFQRSFSTKAARGRGLGTYGMKVLGETVLGGKVGFTTGWEDGTRFFIMLPGG
- the rplK gene encoding 50S ribosomal protein L11 gives rise to the protein MAKKITGYIKLQLPAGEATPAPPVGPALGQHGVNIMEFVKQFNAKSVGAVEKGTTLPVVITVYADRSFSFILKTPPAAVLIMKKLGLEKGSPTPNKQKVGKITKAQLAEIAKVKMPDLTAGSLEAAVRSIAGSARSMGVDVID